From a region of the Sesamum indicum cultivar Zhongzhi No. 13 linkage group LG3, S_indicum_v1.0, whole genome shotgun sequence genome:
- the LOC105158612 gene encoding uncharacterized protein LOC105158612, protein MAPAMKPFQLLEINIISGQDLEPVARKMRTYAKAWVHPNRKLSSCVDKEGNNNPTWNDKFVFRVEEEFLREDSSAVMIEIYSAHWLRDVLVGTVRVLVGNLIPPPVRTHQNNSHYMGMRFVALQVRRPSGRPQGILNIGVALLDGSLRSMPLYRQLSSSAVGYRDLMQHPPVHLQVQENDTKNNKEQQQAPALKPILRRSRSERSERVIFNDFSPRSSMVAVPTQMGTKEGSSVITVSESVDPFKGGKKKGKASSVISGAELREKPKQKGKKGKASSVVSDSIVSKGSSTFYKNDTRNLKNKDTENEGKDNRGDKKLGSPEKAKVVDEKSVGIKGVQNSGSPKHKAVIPTILKPNGAQKGPLPIGKPVIGAPFKGNSIVSDSEVGPSPSEVAAALAQRRYLQDDNQSSVLDGWSLDESVEGLRSKLERWRTELPPLYDNGFSTSSYKSSGGQHGRRHSDGGSGLFSCFGNICGYECQCICGKPPGKRNQSRFAASSVGSPGRSIL, encoded by the exons ATGGCGCCTGCAATGAAACCTTTCCAGCTTCTcgaaataaacataatttcgGGGCAGGATTTGGAGCCCGTTGCCAGGAAAATGCGAACGTACGCCAAGGCGTGGGTGCATCCGAACCGGAAGCTTTCGTCGTGTGTCGACAAGGAGGGGAACAATAACCCTACATGGAAtgataagtttgttttcaGGGTGGAAGAGGAGTTTCTCAGAGAAGATAGCTCCGCAGTCATGATTGAGATCTATTCGGCGCATTGGTTACGCGATGTTCTTGTTGGCACGGTTCGTGTGCTCGTCGGCAACCTTATTCCCCCGCCTGTGCGGACCCATCAGAACAACTCGCATTACATGGGCATGCGCTTCGTTGCACTTCAG GTACGTCGTCCGTCAGGGCGTCCACAGGGAATACTGAACATTGGTGTGGCCTTACTCGACGGATCTCTGAGGAGCATGCCGTTGTACAGACAACTGAGCAGTTCAGCTGTCGGATACCGTGATCTGATGCAGCATCCACCAGTTCATCTGCAGGTACAGGAAAATGACACTAAGAACAACAAAGAGCAGCAGCAGGCTCCTGCTCTGAAGCCTATACTGCGCAGGTCAAGAAGTGAACGCAGCGAACGTGTGATATTCAATGACTTTTCCCCCAGGAGTTCAATGGTTGCGGTGCCAACACAGATGGGAACTAAAGAAGGTAGTTCCGTTATCACCGTCTCAGAATCGGTTGATCCATTtaaagggggaaaaaagaaaggcaaGGCTAGTTCAGTGATCAGTGGAGCAGAGCTCCGAGAGAAGCCGAAGCAAAAGGGCAAGAAGGGCAAGGCAAGTTCAGTGGTGAGTGACTCGATCGTGAGCAAAGGGTCGTCGACCTTTTACAAGAATGATACGCgtaatttaaagaataaagACACAGAAAATGAGGGTAAAGACAACAGGGGTGATAAAAAACTTGGCTCTCCTGAAAAAGCTAAGGTGGTTGATGAGAAATCAGTTGGAATTAAGGGTGTCCAGAATTCGGGTTCACCTAAACACAAGGCTGTAATACCAACCATTTTGAAGCCTAATGGTGCACAAAAGGGGCCATTGCCAATAGGGAAGCCAGTGATTGGGGCACCCTTCAAAGGTAACTCAATTGTGTCCGACTCCGAGGTTGGGCCCTCACCGTCTGAGGTGGCGGCCGCATTGGCTCAAAGGAGATATCTTCAAGATGACAATCAAAGCTCTGTCTTGGACGGTTGGAGCTTGGATGAGAGTGTTGAAGGGCTTAGGTCAAAGCTGGAGAGGTGGCGAACGGAGCTACCGCCATTGTACGATAATGGCTTCTCGACGAGCAGCTACAAGTCATCTGGCGGCCAACATGGCCGTAGGCACAGCGATGGTGGAAGCGGCCTGTTCTCATGCTTCGGCAACATATGTGGATATGAGTGCCAATGCATCTGCGGTAAGCCTCCCGGGAAACGGAACCAATCTAGGTTCGCTGCATCGTCTGTTGGCTCCCCAGGTCGATCAATACTTTGA